A stretch of Cyanobacterium sp. HL-69 DNA encodes these proteins:
- a CDS encoding putative membrane protein, producing the protein MQRPQEKDLLSAGLTAAVGAGIITSYAVSHGQNPLVATAITIFSAVCAVICHQADLI; encoded by the coding sequence ATGCAAAGACCTCAAGAAAAAGATCTATTAAGTGCTGGACTAACCGCTGCCGTGGGTGCAGGAATCATTACCTCTTATGCTGTAAGTCATGGTCAAAATCCATTAGTAGCCACCGCTATTACTATATTTTCAGCTGTATGTGCGGTTATTTGTCATCAGGCTGATTTGATTTAA
- the alr gene encoding alanine racemase Alr, with protein MSNQDFNFQTRRAWVKIDHQALAHNVRTLKGILAPETKLMTVIKADAYGHGAITVAKTVLESGADYLAIATLSEGIELRQGGINHPMMILGAINTPDEIKEIIQWKLEPTICNPEQGAIFAKTLSDLGVSLPVHLKIDTGMSRLGTLWHETVTFVKEIKKSPHVHIKSLYSHLATADDLDPTVMNLQHERFKEAINDLKANNINIPMVHLANSAGTMVGQELHYDMVRVGLALYGLYPAPHLRDKVSLKPVMEVKTRITHIKKVPMGTGVSYGHSFKCDRPSTIAVIGIGYADGVPRLLSNKMKVIINGKYVQQIGNITMDQIMLDITDFPECKVGDIVTLIGRDEDIAVSADDWANTIGTISWEILCGFKHRLPRI; from the coding sequence GTGAGTAATCAAGATTTCAACTTTCAAACCCGAAGAGCTTGGGTAAAAATTGACCATCAAGCCCTAGCTCATAATGTACGCACCCTTAAAGGTATCCTTGCCCCTGAAACTAAATTAATGACTGTCATTAAAGCTGATGCCTATGGTCATGGAGCCATTACTGTGGCCAAAACAGTTTTGGAGTCTGGGGCAGACTACTTGGCGATCGCAACTTTATCCGAGGGCATAGAACTCAGGCAAGGGGGAATTAACCATCCCATGATGATTTTAGGTGCTATCAATACTCCCGATGAAATAAAGGAGATTATCCAATGGAAGTTAGAGCCTACTATTTGTAACCCTGAACAGGGAGCTATTTTTGCGAAAACTCTCTCTGATTTGGGGGTAAGTTTACCTGTACATTTAAAAATTGATACAGGGATGTCCAGACTAGGTACGCTGTGGCATGAAACCGTTACTTTTGTCAAGGAAATAAAAAAATCTCCCCATGTACACATTAAGAGTCTTTATTCTCACTTGGCTACCGCTGATGACCTTGACCCCACGGTAATGAACTTACAACATGAGCGTTTTAAAGAGGCTATTAACGACCTAAAAGCGAATAATATCAACATTCCCATGGTGCATCTAGCTAATTCGGCGGGAACAATGGTGGGTCAAGAGTTGCACTATGATATGGTTAGGGTTGGTTTGGCGTTGTATGGGTTATATCCTGCACCCCATCTTCGAGATAAAGTTTCTCTCAAGCCTGTGATGGAAGTAAAAACCCGTATTACCCACATCAAAAAAGTTCCCATGGGTACGGGAGTTAGTTATGGGCATAGTTTTAAGTGCGATCGCCCCTCCACCATTGCCGTCATCGGAATCGGGTACGCCGATGGAGTTCCTCGACTTTTATCTAATAAAATGAAAGTAATAATTAACGGTAAATATGTACAACAAATAGGCAATATTACCATGGATCAAATTATGTTAGATATTACGGATTTTCCTGAGTGTAAGGTAGGAGATATAGTAACTTTAATCGGCAGAGATGAAGATATAGCAGTAAGTGCCGATGACTGGGCAAATACTATCGGGACAATTTCATGGGAAATATTATGTGGTTTTAAACATAGATTACCTCGGATTTAA
- the yggS gene encoding PLP-dependent protein modulating 2-ketobutyrate and CoA availability YggS, producing MSRNVLRLIISSGIKIDFSMDSSMVTQIEKIKKTIPSDIRLIAVSKTMPVESIRTAYSVGIRDFAENRLQEALDKKEQLQDLSDICWHFIGHLQSNKAKRAVENFPWIHSIDSLKIAKRVNRLAEEALSAGVITQLPQVCLQVKILPDESKYGWDVDALWQDVPEIKELNSLNLRGLMAILPLGLSKHETLGAFKNVKVLGDKLRTNFGSDFNQLSMGMSGDYPLAIEAGATMIRLGTIIFGRRRNN from the coding sequence ATGAGTCGTAATGTCCTAAGATTAATCATTAGTAGTGGTATTAAAATAGATTTTTCAATGGATAGTTCAATGGTGACTCAAATAGAGAAGATTAAGAAAACAATACCTTCAGATATTCGTCTCATTGCGGTGAGTAAAACTATGCCAGTGGAGAGTATTCGCACAGCTTATAGTGTGGGAATTCGTGACTTTGCAGAGAATCGGTTACAGGAGGCTTTGGACAAAAAAGAGCAGTTGCAAGATTTATCAGATATTTGTTGGCATTTTATCGGGCATTTACAGAGTAATAAAGCAAAAAGGGCGGTAGAAAATTTTCCTTGGATTCATTCCATTGATAGCTTAAAAATTGCCAAAAGAGTCAATCGTTTAGCCGAAGAGGCACTATCGGCAGGGGTGATTACACAGTTACCGCAGGTATGTTTACAAGTAAAAATATTACCAGATGAATCGAAGTATGGTTGGGATGTCGATGCTTTGTGGCAAGATGTGCCGGAGATTAAAGAGCTTAATTCATTAAACTTACGGGGTTTAATGGCTATTTTACCCTTGGGCTTATCGAAACATGAAACTCTGGGGGCTTTTAAGAATGTTAAGGTTTTGGGTGATAAATTGAGGACTAATTTTGGTTCTGATTTTAATCAATTGTCCATGGGAATGTCAGGGGATTATCCTTTAGCTATTGAGGCGGGGGCTACAATGATTCGTTTGGGTACGATTATTTTTGGAAGAAGGAGAAATAATTAG
- the ldcA gene encoding muramoyltetrapeptide carboxypeptidase IdcA, whose amino-acid sequence MLTIINYFVFIFVNMLLPPPLKVNDRLMAIAPCGTLREKEKEKFLAGLKVWEDRGYHIDLEENYLAQDGYLAGSDEIRRQALQKAWTNPEYKGIICVRGGYGGARLLENWQWMPIDSPKWLIGFSDVTTLLWSLYQENITTLHGPVITTISQESPSSLQRLFDYLEGKAVAPLRGKGWGGGKQKGRLLGGNLTVATNILGTPLCPSFDGVILALEDVGEAPYRLDRMLTQWRLMGVLEKVKGIALGRFSGCDVPENIPSWTVKEVLKERLGGLNIPIVSDLPFGHDGENACLPLGQMAYIDGDKGLLEVG is encoded by the coding sequence TTGTTAACAATTATTAATTATTTTGTTTTTATTTTTGTCAATATGTTGTTGCCTCCTCCTTTGAAAGTAAATGATCGATTAATGGCGATCGCCCCTTGTGGTACATTAAGAGAAAAAGAAAAGGAAAAATTTTTAGCAGGGTTAAAAGTCTGGGAAGATAGGGGCTACCATATCGATTTAGAGGAAAACTATCTGGCCCAAGATGGTTATTTAGCAGGGAGTGATGAGATACGCAGACAAGCGCTCCAGAAAGCATGGACAAATCCAGAATACAAGGGCATAATTTGCGTCAGGGGAGGTTATGGAGGAGCAAGACTTTTAGAAAATTGGCAGTGGATGCCCATAGATAGCCCCAAATGGTTGATCGGTTTTTCCGATGTCACCACCCTATTATGGAGTCTTTATCAAGAAAATATTACAACGCTTCATGGTCCAGTTATTACCACCATTAGCCAAGAATCTCCCTCCTCACTACAAAGACTATTTGACTACTTAGAAGGGAAAGCCGTGGCACCTTTAAGGGGAAAAGGATGGGGCGGTGGAAAACAAAAAGGAAGGTTGTTGGGGGGTAATTTAACCGTAGCCACTAATATTTTAGGTACTCCTCTATGTCCTAGTTTTGATGGGGTTATCCTTGCCCTAGAAGATGTGGGCGAAGCCCCCTATCGCCTCGATAGAATGCTGACTCAGTGGCGGTTGATGGGAGTATTAGAAAAAGTAAAAGGTATCGCCCTTGGGCGTTTTAGTGGTTGTGATGTGCCTGAAAATATCCCTAGTTGGACGGTAAAAGAGGTTTTAAAAGAAAGATTAGGGGGGTTAAATATTCCCATTGTTAGTGATTTACCTTTTGGTCATGATGGAGAAAATGCTTGTTTACCCTTGGGGCAAATGGCTTACATTGATGGGGATAAAGGACTTTTGGAAGTAGGATAA